From Bacillus rossius redtenbacheri isolate Brsri chromosome 16, Brsri_v3, whole genome shotgun sequence, a single genomic window includes:
- the LOC134540140 gene encoding uncharacterized protein LOC134540140 isoform X1, with product MMEFVIVLIFCVVLVIAVMVIGSGMGKATSSQRQMDIINVAQNLYVLIRKGDLKKCDVTQTTAFLLNIAKSTVLKYYKKDIEEVSTPGKKWKKRPQEGKSLDTVDDFTVNAIRNAIYRMYAEGLNVTVDTILKEIRERRIDYYGGRSSLHKLLKKMGFSWTTVDGRKALIENENIVLKRIDFLRKYKEEKERGANFIFVDETWIFQRSKALIYLKICSVVQYKVFHFHFIYFSGTVSKSWQDKSLQSEKRRTVGDGKRFIVVNAGGRTGFVPGAGLLFVSGQKTADYHGEMNGETFLMWFEDMLVHLEEPSVIIMDNASYHSTQVEKTPTTNWTKDALIAWLEKNEIKHENNLLKVELLRIAKQNKPRIRWARCVDHVEKLIQADWEREVHIDSGTIPPLIIHLGEDSSSEDSDSEEFEVTTQQVDGDSEVLAVPLDDLPGCSY from the exons atgatggaatttgttatcgttttgatattttgtgtggttcttgtgattgctgtaatggtaattggttccggaatggggaaagctacttcttcgcagcgtcagatggacatcattaacgtcgctcagaacttatatgttttaattaggaaaggcgacttgaagaaatgtgacgttacgcagacgaccgcgtttcttctcaacatcgcaaagtcaactgttctcaa gtactacaagaaagacattgaagaagtttcaacaccaggaaaaaagtggaaaaaaaggccacaggaaggaaagtcacttgacacagtcgacgatttcacagtaaatgcaatcaggaatgcaatttacaggatgtacgctgaag gtttgaatgttacagtcgacaccattttgaaagaaatcagggaaagacgaatagattattatggtggaagatcaagtcttcataaattgttaaagaagatgggattttcatggacaactgttgatggacgaaaagctttgatagagaatgaaaacatagtattgaagcgaatagatttcttgagaaagtataaagaagaaaaagaaagaggtgccaatttcatatttgttgatgaaacatggattttccagagaagcaaggcattaatttatttgaaaatttgttctgtggtccaatacaaagtatttcatttccatttcatatatttttcaggaactgtatcaaagtcatggcaggacaagagtctacaatctgagaagagacgtactgttggagatggtaaaaggtttattgttgttaatgctggagggcgcactggctttgtgccaggagcaggattactttttgtttcaggtcagaagactgcagactaccatggcgagatgaatggggaaactttcttgatgtggtttgaagacatgttggtgcatctggaggaacccagtgtcattataatggacaatgcttcatatcacagcacccag gttgagaaaacacctacaacgaactggaccaaggatgcactgatcgcgtggctggagaagaatgagataaaacatgaaaataatttgttgaaagtggagctgctgagaatagctaaacaaaacaagccccgaatacg atgggcgaggtgtgtggatcacgtggagaagctaattcaagcagactgggagagagaagtccacatagacagcggcaccattcctccactcatcatccacctcggcgaggatagttcaagtgaagacagtgacagcgaagaatttgaggttacgacacagcaagtagatggagacagtgaagtactggcagttcctcttgatgatttacccgggtgttcttattga
- the LOC134540140 gene encoding uncharacterized protein LOC134540140 isoform X3, whose translation MYAEGLNVTVDTILKEIRERRIDYYGGRSSLHKLLKKMGFSWTTVDGRKALIENENIVLKRIDFLRKYKEEKERGANFIFVDETWIFQRSKALIYLKICSVVQYKVFHFHFIYFSGTVSKSWQDKSLQSEKRRTVGDGKRFIVVNAGGRTGFVPGAGLLFVSGQKTADYHGEMNGETFLMWFEDMLVHLEEPSVIIMDNASYHSTQVEKTPTTNWTKDALIAWLEKNEIKHENNLLKVELLRIAKQNKPRIRWARCVDHVEKLIQADWEREVHIDSGTIPPLIIHLGEDSSSEDSDSEEFEVTTQQVDGDSEVLAVPLDDLPGCSY comes from the exons atgtacgctgaag gtttgaatgttacagtcgacaccattttgaaagaaatcagggaaagacgaatagattattatggtggaagatcaagtcttcataaattgttaaagaagatgggattttcatggacaactgttgatggacgaaaagctttgatagagaatgaaaacatagtattgaagcgaatagatttcttgagaaagtataaagaagaaaaagaaagaggtgccaatttcatatttgttgatgaaacatggattttccagagaagcaaggcattaatttatttgaaaatttgttctgtggtccaatacaaagtatttcatttccatttcatatatttttcaggaactgtatcaaagtcatggcaggacaagagtctacaatctgagaagagacgtactgttggagatggtaaaaggtttattgttgttaatgctggagggcgcactggctttgtgccaggagcaggattactttttgtttcaggtcagaagactgcagactaccatggcgagatgaatggggaaactttcttgatgtggtttgaagacatgttggtgcatctggaggaacccagtgtcattataatggacaatgcttcatatcacagcacccag gttgagaaaacacctacaacgaactggaccaaggatgcactgatcgcgtggctggagaagaatgagataaaacatgaaaataatttgttgaaagtggagctgctgagaatagctaaacaaaacaagccccgaatacg atgggcgaggtgtgtggatcacgtggagaagctaattcaagcagactgggagagagaagtccacatagacagcggcaccattcctccactcatcatccacctcggcgaggatagttcaagtgaagacagtgacagcgaagaatttgaggttacgacacagcaagtagatggagacagtgaagtactggcagttcctcttgatgatttacccgggtgttcttattga
- the LOC134540140 gene encoding uncharacterized protein LOC134540140 isoform X2 yields the protein MMEFVIVLIFCVVLVIAVMVIGSGMGKATSSQRQMDIINVAQNLYVLIRKGDLKKCDVTQTTAFLLNIAKSTVLKYYKKDIEEVSTPGKKWKKRPQEGKSLDTVDDFTVNAIRNAIYRMYAEGLNVTVDTILKEIRERRIDYYGGRSSLHKLLKKMGFSWTTVDGRKALIENENIVLKRIDFLRKYKEEKERGANFIFVDETWIFQRSKALIYLKICSVVQYKVFHFHFIYFSGTVSKSWQDKSLQSEKRRTVGDGKRFIVVNAGGRTGFVPGAGLLFVSGQKTADYHGEMNGETFLMWFEDMLVHLEEPSVIIMDNASYHSTQMGEVCGSRGEANSSRLGERSPHRQRHHSSTHHPPRRG from the exons atgatggaatttgttatcgttttgatattttgtgtggttcttgtgattgctgtaatggtaattggttccggaatggggaaagctacttcttcgcagcgtcagatggacatcattaacgtcgctcagaacttatatgttttaattaggaaaggcgacttgaagaaatgtgacgttacgcagacgaccgcgtttcttctcaacatcgcaaagtcaactgttctcaa gtactacaagaaagacattgaagaagtttcaacaccaggaaaaaagtggaaaaaaaggccacaggaaggaaagtcacttgacacagtcgacgatttcacagtaaatgcaatcaggaatgcaatttacaggatgtacgctgaag gtttgaatgttacagtcgacaccattttgaaagaaatcagggaaagacgaatagattattatggtggaagatcaagtcttcataaattgttaaagaagatgggattttcatggacaactgttgatggacgaaaagctttgatagagaatgaaaacatagtattgaagcgaatagatttcttgagaaagtataaagaagaaaaagaaagaggtgccaatttcatatttgttgatgaaacatggattttccagagaagcaaggcattaatttatttgaaaatttgttctgtggtccaatacaaagtatttcatttccatttcatatatttttcaggaactgtatcaaagtcatggcaggacaagagtctacaatctgagaagagacgtactgttggagatggtaaaaggtttattgttgttaatgctggagggcgcactggctttgtgccaggagcaggattactttttgtttcaggtcagaagactgcagactaccatggcgagatgaatggggaaactttcttgatgtggtttgaagacatgttggtgcatctggaggaacccagtgtcattataatggacaatgcttcatatcacagcacccag atgggcgaggtgtgtggatcacgtggagaagctaattcaagcagactgggagagagaagtccacatagacagcggcaccattcctccactcatcatccacctcggcgaggatag